A section of the Novosphingobium sp. G106 genome encodes:
- a CDS encoding cation transporter: MIDSTPQDMYQPALRRMVLIVAVLNFVCFGVEFAIARAIGAVSLFADSIDFLEDTSVNLLISLALAWSVRARARLGMALALVLLVPGLATLWTAWSKVHQPLAPSPVPLTLAGVGALVINLICAMMLAKFRHHRGSLTKAAFLSARNDVYANIAIIAGGLVTALAWRSAWPDLIVGIGIAMMNADAAHEISEVAREEHRAAS; encoded by the coding sequence ATGATCGATTCAACGCCGCAGGACATGTACCAGCCAGCCTTGCGCCGGATGGTCCTGATCGTGGCAGTGTTAAATTTCGTCTGCTTCGGTGTCGAATTTGCGATTGCCCGCGCGATCGGCGCGGTGTCGCTGTTCGCTGATTCCATCGATTTTCTCGAGGACACATCGGTCAACCTGCTGATTTCCCTGGCGCTCGCTTGGTCGGTCCGTGCTCGCGCGCGGCTTGGCATGGCGCTGGCGCTCGTGCTGCTTGTTCCCGGTCTGGCGACGCTATGGACCGCATGGTCCAAGGTCCACCAACCGCTGGCGCCTTCGCCAGTTCCGCTAACACTCGCTGGCGTCGGCGCGCTGGTGATCAACCTTATCTGCGCGATGATGCTTGCAAAGTTCAGGCATCATCGCGGCAGCCTGACCAAGGCCGCGTTCCTCTCGGCTCGCAACGATGTCTACGCCAATATTGCAATCATTGCCGGCGGGTTGGTGACGGCACTGGCTTGGCGTTCTGCGTGGCCAGACCTGATCGTCGGAATTGGGATTGCGATGATGAACGCGGACGCTGCGCACGAAATCTCCGAAGTGGCACGTGAGGAACATCGCGCAGCGAGCTAG
- a CDS encoding recombinase family protein, with product MTKRTTSPAGLIPAAQYIRMSTEHQRFSPDNQRAANKAFAAEHGYEIVATYQDSGKSGLTLKARPELKRLLSDVLSGAMPYKTILVLDVSRWGRFQDADQAAHYEFMCREAGVPVRYCSEAFDNDGGAMASIVKHMKRVMAAEYSRDLSIRVARAHRLQARLGYKQGGSPSFATIRQVVDEDGRPVMVLHPGQRKALSNHRVVIARGSASEVALVRRIFTMYAIQNLEISQICDWLKKKGKTERFGRLWAYSSIFKMLRNEIYLGVYVYGRRSNNLGKPETLPQSKWIRTTVMKPIVPPELFEAAASKLADRSRRPRSDEDLKRGLARLLSEEGYISGPLITKCSYLPLPITFTKRFGSLAKACKLVGYDKPVRVEGVHTRIYSDEDLKSELKRIQRENGRLSREIINRDKRSPSAAFFKRRFGGLRKAYSASGILQDKIPKRRIDLNPDGTPKSEAVLLDGLRRLFEEHGHLSRRMIDSSEAVPSSWLYCRKFGGDGAGLCACWLLQQSERNYEGSVRATAEAR from the coding sequence GTGACGAAGCGCACCACATCCCCGGCCGGTCTAATTCCGGCAGCCCAGTATATAAGAATGTCGACCGAACATCAGCGGTTTAGTCCGGACAATCAGCGAGCTGCAAACAAGGCATTTGCGGCCGAGCACGGATACGAAATCGTGGCAACGTATCAGGACTCGGGCAAGAGCGGCCTCACGCTTAAGGCACGCCCGGAGCTGAAGCGTCTCCTGAGCGACGTTCTCAGCGGGGCCATGCCTTACAAGACAATCCTGGTGCTCGATGTTAGCCGATGGGGCCGGTTCCAAGATGCCGACCAGGCGGCTCACTACGAATTTATGTGCCGAGAGGCGGGCGTCCCGGTGCGTTATTGCAGTGAGGCTTTCGACAATGATGGCGGCGCCATGGCTTCGATCGTCAAGCATATGAAGCGGGTTATGGCTGCGGAATACAGTAGGGATTTATCAATACGGGTTGCACGTGCGCATCGCTTGCAAGCACGCCTGGGTTACAAGCAAGGCGGTTCTCCCTCGTTCGCAACCATCAGGCAAGTCGTTGACGAAGACGGCCGGCCGGTAATGGTTTTGCACCCAGGGCAGCGAAAAGCGCTTTCCAATCACCGGGTTGTGATTGCCCGTGGTTCGGCATCTGAAGTTGCACTCGTCCGGCGTATTTTCACAATGTACGCGATTCAGAATTTGGAGATTTCTCAGATCTGCGATTGGCTCAAGAAGAAGGGAAAGACCGAGAGATTCGGGCGCCTGTGGGCCTACAGCTCTATCTTCAAGATGCTCCGCAATGAGATTTATCTCGGCGTCTATGTGTACGGAAGGCGATCCAACAACCTTGGAAAACCGGAGACGCTTCCGCAATCGAAGTGGATTCGAACGACGGTCATGAAGCCCATCGTGCCACCGGAGCTGTTTGAAGCCGCTGCGAGCAAGCTGGCGGATCGTTCGCGGCGTCCGCGCTCCGACGAGGACTTGAAGAGGGGCTTGGCGAGGCTCCTTTCGGAAGAGGGATATATCTCTGGACCCCTCATCACCAAGTGCAGCTATCTGCCATTGCCTATCACATTCACGAAACGGTTTGGCAGTCTTGCCAAAGCTTGCAAACTGGTCGGCTATGATAAACCCGTGCGAGTAGAAGGGGTTCACACTCGAATATACTCCGATGAAGATTTGAAGAGCGAACTTAAACGCATTCAGCGCGAAAATGGCAGGTTGTCGCGAGAGATAATTAATAGAGACAAACGATCACCGTCGGCTGCATTTTTTAAGCGGAGATTCGGGGGTTTGAGGAAGGCGTATTCCGCTTCCGGTATATTGCAGGATAAAATACCGAAGAGGAGAATTGACTTAAATCCGGATGGTACTCCCAAATCGGAGGCTGTACTCTTAGATGGATTGCGTAGGCTTTTCGAGGAACATGGCCATTTGTCACGCCGGATGATCGATAGCTCCGAAGCTGTCCCGAGCTCTTGGCTTTACTGTCGGAAATTCGGGGGGGATGGAGCGGGCTTATGCGCTTGTTGGCTTTTGCAGCAATCGGAGCGAAATTATGAGGGCAGCGTACGGGCGACGGCGGAAGCCCGATGA
- a CDS encoding site-specific integrase: MTNAITEVSTKTLRERMLEDMDLRRFARATQRNYVRDVARFAAFLGRPPDTATGEDLRRFQIAQREAGMSVTTMNTVVSALRFFYIRTLDRPDLARKLHHVKHPRGLPTVLSREEVARLLQATTSLKHQAMLSVAYGAGLRAAEVTRLRVRDIDSERMLLKVECGKGGRDRNAMLAHDLLLLLREWWRVGKRQGVMHPDGWLFPGQHYLKPVSTRQLHRIVVEAAMAAGIAKRVGPHTLRHSFATHLLEDGVDVRIIQALLGHSKLETTALYTRVAIKTVKAVVSPLDKLAMLPGAQGGAGQLSRCDLRSRSQISSVLPGQPIV; encoded by the coding sequence ATGACCAACGCCATCACGGAAGTTTCCACGAAGACCCTTCGCGAGCGAATGCTCGAAGATATGGATCTGCGTCGCTTTGCCCGAGCGACGCAGCGCAACTACGTAAGGGACGTTGCCCGGTTTGCGGCCTTTCTGGGCCGACCTCCGGACACCGCAACGGGCGAAGATTTACGCCGCTTCCAGATTGCCCAGCGCGAGGCGGGCATGAGCGTGACGACCATGAACACCGTCGTCTCGGCCTTGCGGTTCTTCTATATCCGCACACTCGACCGACCGGATCTGGCCCGCAAGCTTCATCACGTTAAGCACCCTCGCGGCCTGCCCACGGTACTGAGCCGCGAGGAGGTCGCACGCCTGCTTCAGGCCACGACCAGCCTGAAGCACCAGGCGATGCTGTCAGTCGCCTACGGTGCGGGTCTGCGCGCTGCGGAGGTCACGCGCCTGAGGGTCCGGGATATCGACAGCGAGCGCATGCTGCTCAAGGTCGAGTGCGGCAAGGGCGGGCGAGATCGCAATGCCATGCTGGCCCATGATCTGCTGTTGCTGCTGCGCGAATGGTGGAGAGTGGGCAAGCGTCAGGGGGTGATGCACCCCGATGGCTGGCTGTTCCCGGGGCAGCACTATCTCAAGCCGGTCAGCACCAGACAATTACACCGCATCGTCGTCGAGGCAGCGATGGCGGCGGGCATCGCCAAGCGGGTCGGCCCCCATACCCTTCGCCACAGCTTCGCCACCCATCTCCTCGAAGACGGTGTCGATGTTCGGATCATCCAGGCATTGCTCGGGCATTCCAAACTGGAAACGACCGCACTTTACACGAGGGTCGCCATTAAGACGGTCAAGGCGGTGGTGAGCCCCCTGGACAAGCTGGCGATGCTTCCCGGTGCACAGGGGGGCGCCGGACAGTTGAGCCGGTGCGATCTTCGCTCGAGGTCGCAGATATCTTCTGTGCTGCCGGGCCAGCCTATCGTGTAG
- a CDS encoding SDR family NAD(P)-dependent oxidoreductase, with the protein MTDRFNNKVVVVTGGTSGIGLATAKAFAAEGASVFITGRRQEALDAAVKFVGGQVTGVRGDMANLADIDRLYDAVQQKHALIDVVFANAGGGEMLPLGAITEEHYQSIFDTNVKGVLFTVQKALPLLKDGASVILTGSTTSVSGTPAFSVYSATKAAVRNFARNWILDLKDRRIRVNTISPGVTDTAGLDELFGGGEQAAGAKDYLATLIPAGRVGQPEEIAKSVLFLASDDASFVNGIELFVDGGQVQI; encoded by the coding sequence ATGACGGACAGGTTCAACAACAAGGTGGTCGTGGTAACCGGCGGCACCAGCGGTATCGGTCTCGCCACCGCCAAGGCCTTCGCTGCCGAAGGCGCCTCTGTTTTCATCACCGGTCGCCGGCAGGAAGCCCTGGACGCGGCAGTCAAATTCGTCGGCGGCCAGGTCACAGGCGTGCGCGGCGACATGGCCAATCTCGCCGACATCGATCGCCTCTATGATGCGGTCCAGCAAAAGCATGCGCTGATCGACGTGGTCTTCGCCAACGCAGGTGGCGGCGAGATGCTTCCCCTCGGCGCAATCACAGAGGAGCATTACCAGAGCATTTTCGACACCAATGTGAAGGGCGTGCTCTTCACGGTTCAGAAGGCCCTCCCCCTGCTCAAGGACGGCGCCTCGGTGATCCTGACGGGCTCGACGACCAGCGTGTCGGGGACGCCGGCCTTCAGCGTCTATTCCGCCACGAAGGCGGCGGTGCGCAATTTTGCCCGCAACTGGATCCTCGACCTCAAGGATCGCCGCATCCGTGTCAACACGATCAGCCCCGGCGTCACGGATACTGCCGGTCTCGATGAGTTGTTCGGCGGCGGCGAGCAGGCGGCGGGCGCCAAGGACTATCTGGCGACCCTGATACCGGCGGGACGTGTTGGCCAGCCCGAGGAAATCGCCAAGTCCGTGCTGTTCCTCGCCTCCGATGACGCCAGTTTCGTCAACGGCATCGAGCTCTTCGTCGACGGCGGCCAGGTTCAGATCTGA
- a CDS encoding NUDIX hydrolase, which yields MQQVGALPYRIGPDGDVEVLLITSRGSGRWIIPKGNPIKGLKAHQVAAREAFEEAGISGNPSIRSLGRFYSVKQRAGQPEAETEITVYPLLVTEQFQDWPERPQRKRRWLSPIAASHLVEDAGLKRILQIFHLTVET from the coding sequence ATGCAGCAGGTCGGCGCCCTTCCTTACAGAATTGGTCCTGACGGCGACGTGGAGGTTTTGTTGATTACCTCCCGCGGCAGCGGGCGCTGGATAATTCCCAAAGGCAATCCGATCAAAGGGCTGAAGGCGCATCAGGTTGCGGCTCGTGAGGCCTTTGAGGAGGCCGGAATCAGCGGCAACCCTTCCATCAGGTCGCTTGGCAGATTTTACTCCGTCAAACAGCGTGCGGGCCAGCCGGAAGCGGAAACAGAAATCACGGTCTACCCGCTGCTCGTGACCGAGCAGTTTCAAGACTGGCCGGAGCGACCCCAGCGCAAGAGGCGGTGGCTTAGCCCGATTGCTGCTTCGCATCTCGTGGAGGATGCCGGCCTAAAGCGTATCCTGCAGATATTTCACCTGACCGTGGAAACCTGA
- a CDS encoding nuclear transport factor 2 family protein, protein MTSRIRELLERNLQEVFGEGDDARRQAAIAELWTEDGILYAPSGVIAGRAAIGRFAGDLRSAHPDFVYTPHGKPQILHDAGRLAWGSGPPGQAPAYTGWDVIIVRDGRIAALYVFLDESSEEFRRAQNIP, encoded by the coding sequence GTGACGAGCAGGATCCGCGAACTCCTCGAGCGCAATCTTCAGGAAGTCTTCGGCGAAGGCGACGATGCTCGCCGGCAGGCTGCTATCGCAGAGCTCTGGACCGAAGACGGCATCCTATACGCACCGTCAGGTGTGATCGCCGGTCGGGCTGCGATCGGCAGGTTCGCGGGAGATCTCCGCTCAGCCCACCCGGACTTCGTCTACACGCCGCATGGCAAGCCGCAGATCCTTCACGATGCCGGTCGGCTTGCCTGGGGATCGGGGCCGCCCGGACAAGCACCAGCTTATACCGGCTGGGACGTCATTATCGTTCGCGACGGCAGGATAGCGGCACTCTATGTCTTTCTCGACGAAAGCTCGGAAGAGTTCCGCCGCGCCCAGAATATACCGTAA
- a CDS encoding IS91 family transposase — protein sequence MRSSLEVADIFCAAGPAYRVAHAGHLSLYQLKVMTAVENCRTAALGGHVEACEDCGHWRIAYNSCRNRHCPKCQGAAARTWLAEREADLLPVGYFHVVFTLPAEIAAIAWQNKAVVYDLLFKAASETMLTIAADPKHLGARIGITAVLHTWGSAMTHHPHVHMIVPGGGIALDGMRWISSRPAFLLPVRVLGALFRRLFVTRLIALHDAGRLFFGSENSELAGRQAFLRLIAPVRKKRWVVYAKAPFAGPQAVLAYLSRYTHRVAISNRRLIAFDERGVTMRYKDYRRDGLDRQRVMTLAADEFIRRFLLHVLPRGFHRIRHYGLLAGSARKDAIARARALLHVAPAPPPPDDEEPPDYRPPCPCCGGHMVVIETFVRWQQPRAPPRPLKLVREIAP from the coding sequence GTGCGATCTTCGCTCGAGGTCGCAGATATCTTCTGTGCTGCCGGGCCAGCCTATCGTGTAGCCCATGCGGGGCACCTGAGCCTGTATCAGCTCAAGGTCATGACCGCGGTCGAAAACTGCCGCACCGCTGCGCTTGGCGGGCACGTGGAGGCCTGCGAGGACTGTGGCCACTGGCGGATCGCCTACAACTCATGCCGCAACCGGCATTGCCCAAAATGCCAGGGCGCGGCGGCACGCACCTGGCTGGCAGAACGCGAGGCCGATCTGCTGCCGGTGGGTTACTTCCACGTGGTCTTCACGCTGCCCGCCGAGATCGCAGCCATCGCCTGGCAGAACAAGGCCGTCGTCTACGATCTGTTGTTCAAGGCGGCGTCGGAGACGATGCTGACGATTGCGGCGGATCCGAAGCATCTGGGGGCGCGCATCGGCATCACGGCGGTGCTTCACACATGGGGGTCGGCGATGACCCACCATCCCCATGTACACATGATCGTCCCGGGCGGAGGCATCGCGCTCGACGGGATGCGCTGGATATCCTCACGCCCCGCCTTCCTGCTGCCGGTGCGCGTGTTGGGCGCATTGTTCCGCCGCCTCTTCGTCACCCGGCTGATTGCGCTTCACGATGCTGGCCGCCTGTTCTTCGGCAGCGAGAACAGCGAGCTCGCTGGCCGCCAGGCGTTCCTGCGCCTCATCGCGCCAGTCAGGAAAAAGCGCTGGGTCGTCTACGCCAAGGCCCCGTTCGCAGGCCCCCAGGCCGTGCTCGCCTACCTGTCGCGCTACACTCACCGCGTCGCGATCTCAAACCGGCGCCTCATCGCCTTCGACGAGCGCGGCGTCACCATGCGGTACAAAGACTATCGCCGCGATGGCCTCGACCGACAACGTGTCATGACCCTTGCCGCAGACGAGTTCATCCGCCGCTTCCTGCTCCACGTCCTGCCGCGCGGCTTCCATCGTATCCGGCACTATGGCCTGCTCGCAGGTTCGGCGCGCAAGGATGCGATCGCCCGAGCCCGCGCCTTGCTCCACGTAGCGCCGGCCCCGCCACCGCCCGACGACGAGGAGCCGCCTGACTATCGCCCGCCATGCCCATGCTGCGGTGGCCATATGGTAGTGATCGAGACCTTCGTGCGTTGGCAGCAGCCACGCGCACCGCCCCGGCCTCTCAAGCTCGTCCGGGAGATTGCGCCATGA
- a CDS encoding general stress protein: MTKTLTGLFDDYDDAQNAVRNLEAAGVPNDDISIVANNANGRHPAASEAGEDAGVGAGIGAAVGGVGGLLAGLGLLAIPGLGPVVAAGWLVSALAGAVGGAVIGGAAGGLVGALTHAGVPEQDAHVYAEGVRRGGTLVTAKVPDDLVSPAQGILNGDRSVDVTARGSAYREQGWAGFDSEAPEYSADEVAAEQARYRSL; encoded by the coding sequence ATGACAAAGACACTCACGGGACTATTTGACGACTATGACGATGCGCAGAATGCCGTACGGAACCTCGAAGCCGCTGGTGTTCCTAACGACGACATCAGCATCGTTGCCAACAATGCGAACGGTAGGCACCCGGCAGCCTCGGAAGCCGGCGAAGATGCGGGTGTCGGCGCGGGAATCGGTGCGGCTGTTGGCGGTGTCGGCGGTTTGCTCGCTGGCCTTGGTCTGCTCGCCATTCCTGGCCTGGGTCCGGTCGTCGCGGCTGGCTGGCTAGTGTCGGCATTAGCCGGTGCCGTAGGGGGCGCTGTCATCGGCGGCGCTGCCGGGGGGTTGGTCGGCGCTCTGACACATGCCGGCGTGCCCGAACAGGATGCGCATGTTTACGCGGAGGGGGTTCGCCGTGGCGGCACGCTTGTGACGGCCAAAGTCCCCGACGATTTGGTTTCGCCTGCGCAAGGTATCCTGAACGGTGACCGGAGCGTTGACGTGACGGCGCGCGGGAGCGCCTATCGCGAACAGGGTTGGGCCGGTTTCGACTCTGAAGCGCCCGAATATTCGGCTGACGAGGTCGCGGCTGAGCAAGCTCGGTATCGGTCGCTTTGA
- a CDS encoding LysR family transcriptional regulator, which yields MRIDLNDYAYFAEVVAHGGFAAAGRALREPKSKLSRRIAGLEQRLGLRLIERSSRRFRVTDTGQAFYERCRAILAEAEQAEALVLQAQAEPHGRIRFSCPTGMIELMSDLISSFLAHYPKVRLQLIATDRAVDLIEERIDLALRVRAALTGDAALTMRSLGLSTRILVASPQLASQIGGIEHLAHLPVLTTDDSADELEWHLEADDGCKQIVRVEPRMGCADMGAVRSAAIQGLGVAILPDHVCREALQAGNLVRVLPAWRGLQGIVHLVFTTRRGLPPAVRALIDHLAGGFPRETAAASP from the coding sequence ATGCGGATCGACCTGAACGACTATGCCTATTTTGCTGAGGTCGTGGCGCATGGCGGCTTCGCTGCAGCCGGACGCGCACTTCGGGAACCCAAGTCGAAACTCAGCCGCCGCATCGCGGGCCTCGAGCAGCGGCTCGGTCTCCGGTTGATCGAACGTTCGAGCCGCCGTTTCCGGGTGACCGACACCGGACAGGCGTTCTACGAGCGATGCCGCGCGATCCTGGCCGAAGCCGAGCAAGCCGAAGCGCTTGTCCTGCAGGCGCAGGCAGAACCGCATGGCCGCATCCGCTTCAGCTGCCCGACAGGCATGATCGAACTGATGTCCGATCTCATTTCGTCCTTTCTCGCTCACTATCCGAAGGTGCGGCTTCAATTAATTGCGACGGACCGCGCGGTCGACCTGATAGAAGAACGGATCGACCTTGCCCTGCGCGTCCGCGCCGCGCTGACAGGGGACGCAGCGCTCACAATGCGCTCGCTTGGCCTTTCGACACGTATCCTGGTCGCAAGCCCTCAACTGGCTAGCCAGATCGGCGGCATCGAACACTTGGCGCATCTGCCTGTCTTGACGACCGATGACTCTGCAGACGAGCTAGAGTGGCATCTGGAAGCCGACGACGGTTGCAAGCAGATCGTCCGTGTCGAACCCCGCATGGGATGCGCGGACATGGGTGCGGTGCGGAGCGCCGCGATACAAGGTCTGGGCGTTGCGATCCTGCCCGATCATGTCTGCCGCGAGGCATTGCAGGCAGGTAACCTTGTTCGCGTCTTGCCTGCTTGGCGCGGCCTTCAGGGGATCGTGCACCTGGTCTTCACGACGCGGCGAGGTCTGCCTCCCGCGGTCCGTGCACTCATTGATCATCTGGCCGGCGGTTTCCCGCGGGAAACCGCGGCGGCAAGCCCTTAA
- a CDS encoding IS3 family transposase — protein MKPQPSLKKSPAKAPAERIVKDMRRQTRRHFSAEDKIRIVLDGLRGEDSIAELCRKEGIAQSLYYTWSKEFMEAGKRRLAGDTARAATTGEVQDLRREARALKECVADLTLENRLLKKKHDRGWGRRRMRYPASEKLEIIRIVEQSHLPAKRTLDKLGIARRTFYRWYDRYLEGGPEALEDRPSAPSRVWNRIGDDIQDQIIELALEETDLSPRELAVRFTDEKRYFVSESTVYRLLKAHDLITSPAYVVIKAADQFHTKTTRPNEMWQTDFTYFKIIGWGWMYLSTVLDDFSRYIIAWKLCTNMRAEDVTDTLDLALKASGCDSATVLHKPRLLSDNGPSYIAGELAEYIEARKMSHVRGAPLHPQTQGKIERWHQTLKNRILLENYFLPGDLEAQIEAFVEHYNHQRYHESLANVTPADAYFGRAPAIIKQRERIKRQTIEHRRLQHRKLAA, from the coding sequence ATGAAGCCCCAACCCTCCTTGAAAAAATCGCCGGCCAAGGCCCCTGCCGAGCGGATAGTGAAGGACATGCGGCGGCAGACGCGTCGCCATTTCTCGGCCGAGGACAAGATCCGCATCGTGCTCGATGGGCTGCGCGGCGAGGACAGCATTGCGGAGCTGTGCCGCAAGGAAGGCATCGCCCAGAGCCTGTACTACACCTGGTCGAAGGAGTTCATGGAAGCGGGCAAGCGCCGGTTGGCCGGTGACACCGCTCGTGCCGCGACCACCGGCGAGGTGCAGGATTTGCGCCGCGAGGCCCGCGCCCTGAAGGAATGCGTGGCCGACCTGACACTCGAAAACCGTCTGCTGAAAAAAAAGCATGATCGCGGATGGGGGCGACGACGAATGAGGTATCCCGCATCCGAAAAGCTCGAGATCATCCGGATCGTCGAGCAGTCGCACCTACCCGCCAAGCGGACGCTGGATAAGCTCGGTATCGCCCGCCGGACGTTCTACCGCTGGTATGATCGCTACCTTGAAGGCGGGCCGGAGGCGCTGGAGGATCGGCCGTCGGCGCCAAGCCGGGTGTGGAACCGCATTGGCGACGACATCCAGGACCAGATCATCGAGCTGGCGCTGGAAGAGACCGATCTGAGCCCCCGCGAACTGGCGGTGCGCTTCACCGACGAGAAGCGCTACTTCGTGTCAGAATCCACGGTTTACCGCCTGCTGAAGGCCCATGATCTGATCACCAGCCCGGCCTATGTGGTGATCAAGGCTGCCGATCAGTTCCACACCAAGACCACCCGGCCGAACGAGATGTGGCAGACTGATTTTACCTACTTCAAGATCATCGGATGGGGCTGGATGTACCTGTCGACCGTGCTCGACGACTTCTCGCGCTACATCATCGCCTGGAAACTGTGCACCAACATGCGGGCCGAGGACGTGACCGACACGCTGGACCTCGCCCTCAAGGCCTCGGGTTGCGACAGCGCCACGGTGCTGCACAAGCCCAGGCTGCTCAGCGATAATGGCCCCAGCTACATCGCGGGCGAACTGGCGGAATACATCGAAGCCCGGAAGATGAGCCATGTGCGCGGCGCTCCGCTACACCCCCAGACCCAGGGCAAGATCGAGCGCTGGCACCAGACCCTGAAGAACCGCATCCTGCTGGAGAACTACTTCCTGCCCGGCGACCTTGAGGCCCAGATCGAAGCCTTCGTCGAGCACTACAACCACCAGCGTTACCACGAGAGCCTGGCCAATGTGACGCCCGCCGACGCCTACTTCGGCAGGGCTCCCGCGATCATCAAACAGCGTGAAAGGATCAAGCGACAGACCATCGAACATCGGCGCTTGCAGCACCGCAAGCTCGCCGCCTAA
- a CDS encoding helix-turn-helix domain-containing protein — protein MAVSEGVIVSPYGANGEMRKLWQMEADVIEYAMRRYGGNVAEVARRLQIGRSTLRRRLERYEDVKRRSVSSDLSADALFQSAA, from the coding sequence ATGGCGGTATCAGAGGGTGTGATCGTCTCCCCCTATGGAGCGAACGGGGAAATGCGAAAGCTGTGGCAGATGGAGGCCGATGTCATCGAATACGCAATGCGTCGTTACGGTGGCAATGTGGCCGAAGTCGCCCGTCGGCTTCAAATCGGTCGCTCAACACTCCGTCGTAGACTGGAGCGATACGAGGACGTGAAACGCCGGTCGGTGAGCAGCGATCTTTCGGCCGACGCCTTATTCCAATCGGCCGCTTAA